Proteins encoded together in one Hymenobacter monticola window:
- the gyrA gene encoding DNA gyrase subunit A, which yields MAEGEKIIPINIEDEMRGAYIDYSMSVIISRALPDVRDGLKPVHRRVLYGMSELGVGYNKSYKKSARIVGEVLGKYHPHGDTSVYDTMVRMAQDWSLRYPLVDGQGNFGSVDGDSPAAMRYTEARLKRLADEMLGDLDKDTVDFQPNFDDSLEEPSVMPAKFPNLLVNGTSGIAVGMATNMAPHNMTEVVNGIIAYLDNPDITVAELMQYVTAPDFPTGGIIYGYEGVKQAFETGRGRVVMRAKATFETSKTGKEQIVVTEIPYMVNKASMIEKTAALINEKKIEGIADLRDESDRDGMRIVYDLKRDAMPSVVLNNLFKYTQLQSSFGVNNVCLVKGRPMTLNLQQLIQYFVEHRAEIIVRRTKYELAEAQKRAHILEGLLIALDHLDEVIALIRGSRDPEVARGQLIERFALSEVQARAILDMRLQRLTGLERDKIVAEYNELMKLIDYLKSVLDSDVLQRGIIKTELEDIRERYGDARRTEINYQGGDFSTEDMIADEAMVITISREGYIKRTNLDEYRAQGRGGAGSRGALSKKDDFTEHLFVATTHEYLLFFTELGRVFWLKVYEVPEGGKATKGLPIQNLIEIPREDKVRSVLNVRGLKDPDYLENTYLMFCTEQGTVKKTPLEAYSRPRTAGINAITINEGDRILDVQLLTPNAEVILASRTGRAVRFNESEARSMGRSAAGVRGIRLEDVPGNRVVGMVCVADPTQELLVVSENGFGKRSQLEEYRVTKRGGKGVRAMKLTEKTGNLVAIKDVNDGDDLMIINKSGITIRLRMSDLRTIGRATQGVRLIKISGNDEISSVAKVEAEEKEEITAAALAEAGQEATAGDGTPNAAEALTTISEDDLLEDDESLDDDSDEDDVDGEDESDDDEDLA from the coding sequence ATGGCGGAAGGCGAAAAAATCATTCCGATTAACATCGAAGACGAGATGCGGGGCGCCTACATCGACTATTCGATGTCGGTCATCATCTCCCGGGCCCTGCCCGACGTGCGCGACGGCCTGAAGCCCGTGCACCGCCGCGTGCTCTACGGCATGAGCGAGCTTGGCGTAGGCTACAACAAATCTTATAAGAAATCGGCCCGTATCGTGGGCGAGGTGCTGGGTAAGTACCACCCGCACGGCGACACCAGCGTGTACGACACCATGGTGCGCATGGCCCAGGACTGGAGCCTGCGCTACCCGCTTGTGGACGGACAGGGCAACTTTGGCTCCGTCGACGGCGACTCGCCGGCAGCTATGCGTTATACCGAGGCCCGCCTCAAACGCTTGGCCGACGAAATGCTGGGCGACCTCGACAAGGACACGGTGGACTTTCAGCCCAACTTCGACGACTCGCTCGAAGAGCCCAGCGTGATGCCGGCCAAGTTCCCGAACCTGCTGGTGAACGGCACCTCGGGCATTGCCGTGGGCATGGCCACCAACATGGCCCCGCACAACATGACGGAGGTCGTGAACGGCATCATTGCCTACCTCGACAACCCGGACATCACCGTGGCCGAGCTCATGCAGTACGTGACGGCGCCGGATTTTCCCACCGGCGGCATCATCTACGGCTACGAGGGCGTGAAGCAAGCCTTCGAAACCGGCCGCGGCCGGGTGGTCATGCGCGCCAAGGCCACCTTCGAAACCTCGAAGACTGGCAAAGAGCAAATCGTCGTCACCGAAATTCCCTACATGGTGAACAAGGCGTCGATGATTGAAAAGACGGCCGCGCTCATCAACGAGAAGAAAATCGAGGGCATTGCGGACCTCCGCGACGAGTCGGACCGCGACGGCATGCGCATTGTGTACGACCTCAAGCGCGACGCCATGCCCAGCGTGGTCCTGAACAACCTGTTCAAGTACACGCAGCTGCAAAGCTCGTTCGGCGTCAACAATGTGTGCCTGGTGAAGGGCCGGCCCATGACGCTGAACCTGCAGCAGCTCATCCAGTACTTCGTGGAGCACCGCGCCGAAATCATCGTGCGCCGCACCAAGTACGAGCTGGCCGAAGCCCAGAAGCGCGCCCACATCCTGGAAGGCCTGCTCATCGCCCTCGACCACCTCGACGAAGTCATTGCCCTTATCCGCGGCTCGCGCGACCCCGAGGTGGCCCGCGGCCAGCTTATCGAGCGTTTCGCCCTGAGCGAAGTGCAGGCCCGTGCCATTCTCGACATGCGCCTGCAGCGCCTTACCGGCCTCGAGCGCGACAAGATTGTGGCGGAGTACAACGAGCTCATGAAGCTTATCGACTATTTGAAGTCGGTGCTGGATTCGGATGTGCTGCAGCGCGGCATCATCAAAACCGAGCTCGAAGACATTCGCGAGCGGTACGGCGACGCCCGCCGCACGGAAATCAACTACCAGGGCGGCGACTTCTCAACCGAGGACATGATAGCCGACGAGGCGATGGTCATCACCATCAGCCGCGAGGGCTACATCAAGCGCACCAACCTGGACGAGTACCGCGCCCAGGGCCGCGGCGGCGCGGGTTCCCGCGGGGCCCTCTCGAAGAAAGACGACTTCACCGAGCACCTGTTCGTGGCCACCACGCACGAGTACCTGCTGTTCTTCACGGAGCTCGGCCGTGTGTTCTGGCTGAAGGTGTACGAAGTACCGGAAGGAGGGAAGGCCACCAAAGGGCTGCCCATTCAGAACCTCATCGAGATTCCGCGCGAAGATAAGGTGCGCTCCGTGCTCAACGTGCGCGGCCTGAAAGACCCCGACTATCTCGAAAACACCTACCTCATGTTCTGCACCGAGCAGGGCACGGTGAAGAAGACCCCGCTGGAGGCCTACTCGCGGCCGCGCACGGCCGGTATCAACGCCATCACCATCAACGAAGGCGACCGGATTCTGGACGTGCAGCTGCTCACACCCAATGCGGAGGTGATTCTGGCCTCGCGCACGGGCCGGGCAGTACGTTTTAACGAAAGCGAAGCCCGCTCCATGGGCCGCTCGGCCGCCGGCGTGCGGGGCATTCGCCTCGAAGACGTGCCCGGCAACCGCGTGGTGGGCATGGTATGCGTGGCCGACCCCACGCAGGAGCTGCTGGTGGTGAGCGAGAACGGCTTTGGCAAGCGCAGCCAGCTCGAAGAGTACCGCGTCACCAAGCGCGGGGGCAAAGGCGTGCGGGCCATGAAGCTGACCGAAAAAACCGGTAACTTGGTGGCCATCAAAGACGTGAACGACGGCGACGATTTGATGATTATCAACAAGTCGGGCATCACCATTCGCTTGCGTATGAGCGACTTGCGGACCATTGGCCGCGCCACTCAAGGGGTTCGGCTTATCAAAATCAGCGGCAACGACGAAATCTCCTCTGTGGCAAAAGTGGAAGCCGAAGAGAAAGAAGAAATCACGGCTGCGGCGTTGGCCGAAGCCGGGCAGGAAGCCACTGCCGGTGATGGCACGCCGAACGCCGCCGAGGCGTTGACGACAATTAGTGAAGATGATTTGTTGGAAGACGACGAATCGTTGGATGATGATTCTGACGAAGATGACGTCGACGGCGAGGACGAATCGGACGATGACGAGGACTTGGCATAA